Genomic segment of Ignavibacteriales bacterium:
TGCCAACATACCGCAAGACTTAAAATTCGGCAACGAGATTTCTTATTTTTACATCGGCGATGACACACAGATTAGAGAATTTGTTACGCTTCATAGAGGAACACATGCTACCGGTAAATCTATTGTAGGAAAAAACTGTTTGCTCATGGCTTACTGCCACATTGCACATGATTGCGTTGTAGGAAATAATGTTATTCTTGCCAACGATGTTCAACTCGGCGGACATGTAGAGATTGAAAACAATGTTATTATCGGCGGATTGGCCGGAGTTCATCAGTTTACAAAAATCGGCGCTCATGCAATGGTCGGCACTCACTCTAAAATCACCAGCGATGTTCCCCCTTTTCTGATCGTGCAAGGTGTGCCTGCAAGATTTGAAGGAATTAACAAAGTCGGGTTGAAGAGAAGAGGATTTTCTGCGGAACAATTAGAAGCTATAAAAGAAGCTTACAGGATTTTATATTTATCCGGATTATTGTTTAGTGATGCAAAAATAAGAATAGTGAAAGAACTCGGTCATCACGAAGT
This window contains:
- the lpxA gene encoding acyl-ACP--UDP-N-acetylglucosamine O-acyltransferase, coding for MVNIHPTAIVSPKAKLGNNITIGPYSIIHDDVEVGDDCKIDSHAVLYDGTRIGNRVKIFQGSSVANIPQDLKFGNEISYFYIGDDTQIREFVTLHRGTHATGKSIVGKNCLLMAYCHIAHDCVVGNNVILANDVQLGGHVEIENNVIIGGLAGVHQFTKIGAHAMVGTHSKITSDVPPFLIVQGVPARFEGINKVGLKRRGFSAEQLEAIKEAYRILYLSGLLFSDAKIRIVKELGHHEVVKQILDFISKATRGIVRK